Below is a genomic region from Desulfobulbaceae bacterium.
TTTCCTCTCCACAGTGGTCCACTTTTTGACCTTCGGCTCTCTTCCTTCCCTTGACGACCAAGGCCGTCCCAAATTCGCCTATGGCCGCCTGATCCACGAAAACTGCGAGCGCAGGCCCCACTTCGATGCTGGCCGCTTTGCCGAACAATTTGGCGACGAAGGGCACCGCTTAGGCTATTGCCTTTACAAACTAGGATGCAAGGGTCCTGTTACCCATGCCAACTGCCCCGAGATCCTGTTTAACGATGTTGGTGGCGGCACCTGGCCGGTGGGCACCGGCCACCCCTGTTTCGGCTGCGTCGAGAAAGGCATCGGCTTTAATATGCCCCTATTTACCCAGGCTGAGATCCAACATCCCACACCGTCCGCCATCCAAGCGCCGATTACTCCAGACCACCCGAGCGGGGCAACAATTCAAGGCGCCGCCCTGGCAGGTGCGGCAGTGGGGGCCGTCATCGGGGCTAGCGCCATCGCCATGAAGAATCTCGGCAACGCAAAAAGAGATGGTCAATCTTCCAAGGAGGATTAGGCATGAAACTCAAACGGAGAGACTTTCTCAAGGCCACCGGAAGCGGGCTCCTGATGGCAGCGGCCGGACCTGTCACAGCTCTGGCTCGCACTGAAAAAAAGGCCCTTGCCCCCGAGGCGGTGGGCATTCTCTATGACTCGACACTGTGCATTGGTTGTCAAGCCTGTATGGTAGAGTGCAAAACCGCTAACAAGATGCCCCAAGAGACTGATGACCCTTTCCGTCGCTGGGACAACCCTCAAGACCTGTCCGCCACCACCTTAAATATTATCAAACGGTACACAAACGGCTCAGCGGCGGCTAAAGACCAAGAGCAAGACGGCTATGCCTTTATCAAACGCCAATGCATGCACTGCATCGACCCCTCCTGTGTCTCTGCCTGCCCGGTGACAGCCCTGCACAAAGACCCTACCAGCGGGATTGTCTCCTACGATAAAAACGCCTGTATCGGTTGCCGCTACTGCCAGATCGCCTGCCCCTTCAATATTCCCAAATTCCAATGGAGTTCGACTACACCGGAAATCATCAAGTGCCAACTCTGCTCGCACCTGCTGAAAGAAAACAAAATCCCGGGCTGCTGCTCCTCCTGCCCCACTGGGGCTTCGTTGTTTGGTCCGGTGTCTGCCCTGATCGCAGAAGCCAAACGACGACTGCGGCTTGAGCCTGGCGCCTATAGCGACTTCCCCCTCAATGCCATTGCCCCCGGCGATTCAGTCCGGTCCAGCTCCCGTCAGGCAGGGCGCTATATCGACCATCTTTACGGAGAGAACGAGATAGGAGGAACCCAGGTGTTGCTGCTCGCAGGGGTCCCGTTCACTAGACTCGGCCTCCCCGAACTACCGGACGAAGGGTATGTCCGGTTGGCCGATGGCATCCAGTATGCCATCTACAAGGGCATGGCTTATCCGCTGGTGCTCCTTGGCGCCCTGGTCTACATGATCCGTAAGGGCGATAACAGCGACAAAAAGGAATAATGCCATGGAAATTAAACACCCTGTAGGCGGACGAATCCTAACCGGCCCCTTTCTCTTTTTCCTGACCCTGTTTCTGATCGGCGCCTACTTTACAACCAAACGCTTCATGTTTGGCATCGGCGCGGTCAGCAACATGAA
It encodes:
- the hybA gene encoding hydrogenase 2 operon protein HybA, which codes for MKLKRRDFLKATGSGLLMAAAGPVTALARTEKKALAPEAVGILYDSTLCIGCQACMVECKTANKMPQETDDPFRRWDNPQDLSATTLNIIKRYTNGSAAAKDQEQDGYAFIKRQCMHCIDPSCVSACPVTALHKDPTSGIVSYDKNACIGCRYCQIACPFNIPKFQWSSTTPEIIKCQLCSHLLKENKIPGCCSSCPTGASLFGPVSALIAEAKRRLRLEPGAYSDFPLNAIAPGDSVRSSSRQAGRYIDHLYGENEIGGTQVLLLAGVPFTRLGLPELPDEGYVRLADGIQYAIYKGMAYPLVLLGALVYMIRKGDNSDKKE